A genomic window from Verrucomicrobia bacterium CG1_02_43_26 includes:
- a CDS encoding TlyA family rRNA (cytidine-2'-O)-methyltransferase — protein MKTDGQKSSKVNKVRLDDLLVQRKLCESKTQGKAIIMAGKVRIKDQIVDKPGKTVPEDIELQITASPRFVSRGGEKMEGFLAAFPIDVTGFDILDVGASTGGFTDCLLQHGAASAVCVDVGHGQLHHKLRIDERVTNLEKVNARHMKAENLPKQAYDLICMDLSFISLKKVLGNIWSLLKPGGYLIALVKPQFEADKKTVDQGRGVIRDEAIQEAILQDIRQFALAHLTHAQHIGDIPSPIKGADGNREFLLGLRKAN, from the coding sequence AAGCTGTGTGAAAGTAAAACCCAAGGCAAAGCCATCATTATGGCAGGCAAGGTTCGCATAAAAGATCAAATTGTAGACAAGCCGGGAAAAACGGTGCCTGAAGATATAGAACTGCAAATAACCGCTTCCCCTCGCTTCGTCAGCCGTGGTGGAGAAAAGATGGAGGGATTCCTGGCAGCCTTCCCGATTGATGTAACCGGTTTTGATATTCTGGATGTGGGTGCGTCTACAGGGGGTTTTACCGATTGCTTATTGCAACACGGGGCTGCTTCCGCTGTATGCGTAGACGTAGGGCATGGTCAGCTACACCATAAACTGCGTATTGATGAACGGGTAACGAATCTTGAAAAAGTAAATGCCCGGCATATGAAAGCGGAAAACCTCCCCAAGCAGGCCTATGACTTAATCTGTATGGATCTTTCTTTCATATCTCTCAAAAAAGTTTTAGGCAATATCTGGAGTCTGCTAAAACCCGGAGGCTATTTAATCGCCTTAGTAAAGCCGCAGTTCGAGGCAGATAAAAAGACCGTAGACCAAGGCCGAGGGGTAATACGAGACGAAGCCATACAAGAAGCAATTCTACAAGATATTCGGCAATTTGCATTAGCTCATTTAACACACGCGCAACACATTGGTGACATCCCTTCTCCTATTAAGGGCGCAGATGGGAATCGGGAATTTTTACTCGGACTCCGAAAGGCTAATTAA
- a CDS encoding Na(+)/H(+) antiporter subunit B (subunit B of antiporter complex involved in resistance to high concentrations of Na+, K+, Li+ and/or alkali), translating to MNSIIFSTATRFIFSILLLFSFFLLFRGHNEPGGGFTGGLVAAASFTLYGLAFDMKAAQSMLTIHPITLTAVGLSLLAIAGTLGMIIGNTFLYAIWLPVYIPAIGRLGTPLLFDVGVYLTVTGIVLMIIFSIAQE from the coding sequence ATGAATTCGATTATCTTTTCCACCGCAACCCGTTTTATCTTCTCAATCCTGCTTTTGTTCTCATTTTTCTTGCTTTTCAGAGGACATAACGAACCCGGAGGAGGCTTTACAGGGGGGCTTGTTGCCGCCGCTTCTTTTACGCTATATGGCTTGGCATTTGATATGAAAGCAGCTCAAAGCATGTTGACCATTCACCCCATTACCTTGACCGCTGTCGGGCTCTCCCTTCTGGCGATCGCAGGTACGCTCGGGATGATTATTGGAAACACATTCTTATATGCAATATGGTTACCGGTCTATATTCCTGCCATAGGAAGACTGGGAACGCCCTTGCTATTCGATGTCGGAGTATATTTAACAGTAACTGGAATTGTTTTAATGATCATCTTTTCTATCGCTCAAGAATAA